One genomic region from Nitrospirota bacterium encodes:
- a CDS encoding aminopeptidase P family protein has product MQRKAILRKKLPELYIDGLLITDLNNLRYITGFTGSSGFLIVTKGIPVFVTDFRYQEQAKKQVHGFKIIIETGERTGLIKDIASEYGIKKLGFEDNSISYRTYKRLLKNKLKLKALPNIAEDLRMIKSAEELFYIKEAVKRAESSFRKLLSFIKPGVTELALAMKLESLLKEAGCKMIPFGVIVASGQNSALPHARPSNRKLKKGDPVLFDWGGEYEGYFSDISRTVFLSAACMGERVEIYNLALKAQAAAVKTVKPGIKANIIDKAARNFIKQGGYGNYFGHGTGHGVGLAVHEKPFISWRSNDKIEKGMVFTVEPGIYLPGLGGVRIEDMVVAGRDRAEVLTTLPKKLHIIDS; this is encoded by the coding sequence CAGGGTCTTCCGGTTTTTTAATCGTCACTAAGGGCATACCTGTTTTTGTCACTGATTTCCGCTATCAGGAGCAGGCGAAAAAACAAGTGCATGGGTTTAAGATAATTATTGAAACAGGGGAAAGGACAGGCTTAATAAAAGATATTGCATCTGAATACGGGATAAAAAAACTCGGATTTGAAGACAACAGTATAAGCTATCGCACATACAAAAGGCTTTTAAAAAACAAATTAAAACTCAAGGCCTTGCCGAATATAGCTGAAGACCTCAGGATGATAAAATCTGCAGAAGAACTTTTTTATATCAAAGAAGCAGTAAAAAGGGCTGAATCCTCATTTAGGAAACTGCTGTCTTTTATAAAACCGGGGGTTACTGAACTGGCTCTTGCGATGAAACTGGAAAGCCTGCTGAAAGAGGCAGGTTGCAAAATGATACCCTTTGGAGTTATAGTAGCATCTGGTCAGAATTCAGCCCTTCCCCATGCCCGGCCTTCAAACAGGAAACTAAAAAAAGGAGACCCTGTGCTTTTTGACTGGGGCGGGGAATATGAAGGCTATTTCTCTGATATAAGCAGGACGGTTTTTTTAAGCGCAGCCTGCATGGGAGAGCGTGTGGAGATTTACAATCTGGCGCTTAAGGCTCAGGCTGCGGCTGTTAAGACAGTAAAGCCCGGAATAAAGGCTAACATTATTGATAAGGCTGCAAGAAATTTTATAAAGCAGGGCGGCTATGGTAATTATTTCGGACACGGCACCGGGCACGGCGTAGGACTTGCGGTGCATGAAAAACCTTTTATATCATGGCGCAGTAATGACAAGATAGAAAAGGGAATGGTCTTTACCGTGGAGCCGGGGATATATTTGCCGGGCCTTGGCGGAGTCAGGATAGAGGACATGGTGGTTGCCGGCAGGGACAGGGCAGAGGTCTTGACAACCTTGCCGAAAAAACTGCATATAATAGACAGTTAA
- the efp gene encoding elongation factor P, whose translation MISTNEFRKGAKMEHKGDPYEIIDFQHVKIGRGGAIVRTKIRNLRTGSIVEEAFKGGEKFETPNLDEKNMQYLYNQGGMYFFMDTQNYEQFSLTAGQLGDSIRFIRENMEVKILYYHDTPLTVQVPMFVELKIAKTDPGYKGDTASGSSKPATLETGMVVKVPFHLNEGDIIRVDTRTSEYMERVR comes from the coding sequence TTGATTTCAACAAATGAATTCAGAAAGGGCGCCAAGATGGAGCATAAAGGGGATCCGTATGAAATAATTGATTTTCAACATGTTAAAATCGGCCGGGGCGGGGCCATTGTCAGGACCAAGATAAGAAATCTCCGGACCGGCAGTATTGTTGAGGAGGCGTTCAAGGGCGGCGAAAAATTTGAGACCCCTAACCTTGATGAAAAAAATATGCAGTATCTTTATAATCAGGGCGGCATGTATTTTTTTATGGACACACAGAATTACGAACAGTTTTCCCTGACTGCCGGGCAATTGGGAGACAGCATCAGGTTTATCAGGGAGAACATGGAAGTTAAAATCCTTTATTATCATGACACCCCCTTGACTGTGCAGGTGCCTATGTTTGTTGAGCTTAAGATTGCAAAGACAGACCCGGGCTACAAGGGCGATACTGCCAGCGGCAGCAGCAAGCCCGCTACATTGGAAACAGGAATGGTGGTAAAGGTTCCATTTCACCTGAATGAAGGAGATATTATCAGGGTAGACACAAGAACCTCGGAATATATGGAACGAGTGCGGTAA
- the accB gene encoding acetyl-CoA carboxylase biotin carboxyl carrier protein yields MELNEIRQLLELLKNTDITELQIERDGAKVKIKREKFISSWEVSPPPARLSAQPEVKETKEEAPEAQKTVTITAPIVGMFHRSPAPEAAPFAEVGSVVKKGQVLCIIEAMKLMNEIESDVDGTVLKILVENGQPVEYGEPLFLIEPA; encoded by the coding sequence ATGGAACTCAATGAAATCAGACAACTTCTTGAACTTTTAAAAAATACGGATATTACAGAACTGCAGATTGAAAGGGACGGAGCAAAGGTAAAGATAAAGCGGGAGAAATTCATATCATCGTGGGAGGTTTCTCCCCCCCCTGCAAGACTGTCTGCCCAGCCTGAAGTCAAAGAGACAAAAGAGGAAGCGCCGGAGGCGCAGAAAACAGTGACGATAACGGCCCCTATTGTCGGTATGTTCCACAGGTCACCAGCTCCGGAAGCCGCTCCATTTGCCGAGGTTGGAAGCGTTGTGAAAAAAGGGCAGGTGCTTTGTATTATTGAGGCAATGAAGCTTATGAATGAGATTGAAAGCGATGTTGACGGCACTGTATTAAAGATTTTGGTTGAGAATGGACAGCCAGTTGAATACGGCGAGCCGCTTTTCCTTATAGAACCGGCGTAG